A genomic stretch from Flavobacterium sp. KS-LB2 includes:
- a CDS encoding ABC transporter ATP-binding protein: protein MARFKENDLPKSKITATSLQKATVIFQYAGNHRWKFYIGLIFLLFTGATALAFPKLMGMLIDCVKNKDNNQANMIAGGLIIILFLQSIFSFFRLYLFVNFTENTLANLRLSLYTNLVKLPMSFFSQKRVGELNSRISSDITQIQDTLTSTIAEFLRQFILIIGGVLLLANESIKLTLLMLSVVPLVAVAAVIFGRFIRKYSKNVQDKVAESQVIVEETMQGISIVKAFANEWYEIARYNGKIKEVVKIAIKGGKYRGYFASFIIFCLFGAIVAVVWYGVRLSISGEMSVGQLISFVLYSTFVGASFGGIAELYAQIQKAIGATERVFELLDESPEKINSVQNATETPKIKGNVTFKNVAFSYHSRKEIKVLKDVSFTANFGQKIAIVGPSGTGKSTIASLLLRFYNIDEGEILVDGKNIYDFDLENLRGNMSIVPQDVILFGGTIRENIAYGKPNATEEEILTAAKQANAYNFIESFPEKFETIVGERGIKLSGGQRQRIAIARALLKNPSILILDEATSSLDSESEKLVQEALEILMEGRTSIIIAHRLSTIRNADQILVLDKGKITEQGTHQELIALENGIYKNLSNLQFSNS, encoded by the coding sequence ATGGCCAGGTTCAAAGAAAACGATTTACCAAAATCAAAAATTACTGCAACTTCACTTCAAAAAGCAACTGTAATATTTCAATACGCAGGAAACCACCGTTGGAAATTTTATATCGGTTTAATCTTTCTATTATTTACCGGAGCAACAGCTTTAGCTTTTCCTAAGCTAATGGGAATGCTTATTGATTGTGTGAAAAACAAAGATAATAATCAAGCTAACATGATTGCTGGAGGGTTAATTATAATTTTATTTCTTCAATCTATATTTTCGTTTTTTAGATTGTATTTATTTGTAAATTTTACTGAAAATACCTTAGCTAATCTTAGATTATCGCTTTACACTAATTTGGTAAAATTACCAATGTCCTTCTTCTCGCAAAAACGTGTTGGTGAATTAAATAGCCGAATCAGTTCTGATATAACTCAGATTCAAGATACATTAACATCTACTATTGCTGAATTTTTAAGACAATTTATTCTAATTATTGGAGGCGTTTTATTGCTAGCAAATGAAAGTATTAAATTGACGTTGTTGATGTTATCCGTAGTTCCGCTTGTTGCTGTTGCGGCTGTTATTTTTGGGCGATTTATTCGAAAATATTCAAAAAATGTTCAAGATAAAGTTGCCGAAAGTCAAGTAATTGTTGAAGAAACGATGCAAGGAATTTCTATCGTTAAGGCTTTCGCCAATGAGTGGTACGAAATTGCCCGCTATAATGGAAAAATAAAGGAAGTGGTTAAAATAGCCATTAAAGGTGGCAAATATCGAGGTTATTTTGCTTCATTCATTATTTTCTGTCTTTTCGGAGCCATTGTTGCCGTAGTTTGGTATGGAGTTCGATTGAGTATTAGCGGAGAAATGAGCGTAGGACAATTGATTTCGTTTGTATTGTATTCTACATTTGTAGGTGCATCTTTTGGAGGAATTGCGGAACTTTATGCCCAAATCCAAAAAGCGATTGGTGCAACGGAACGTGTTTTTGAATTATTAGACGAAAGTCCTGAAAAAATTAATTCAGTTCAAAATGCTACTGAAACCCCAAAAATAAAAGGAAATGTCACTTTCAAAAATGTAGCATTTAGTTATCATTCTAGAAAAGAAATCAAAGTATTGAAAGACGTAAGTTTTACAGCTAATTTTGGTCAAAAAATAGCCATTGTTGGTCCAAGTGGAACTGGTAAATCGACTATTGCTTCACTCCTACTGCGTTTTTATAACATTGATGAAGGAGAAATATTGGTTGACGGAAAAAACATCTATGATTTTGATTTGGAAAACCTTCGTGGAAATATGAGTATTGTGCCGCAAGATGTAATATTATTTGGAGGAACCATCAGAGAGAATATTGCTTACGGAAAACCAAATGCTACCGAAGAAGAAATCCTTACTGCAGCAAAACAAGCCAATGCGTATAATTTTATCGAAAGTTTCCCGGAGAAATTTGAAACTATCGTGGGAGAAAGAGGTATTAAACTTTCAGGAGGTCAGCGTCAACGTATTGCCATTGCAAGAGCGCTACTAAAAAATCCAAGTATTTTGATTCTCGATGAAGCCACTTCATCATTAGACAGTGAAAGTGAAAAACTAGTTCAAGAAGCCTTAGAAATTTTAATGGAAGGAAGAACGAGTATTATTATCGCACATCGCCTTTCGACGATTCGAAATGCAGATCAAATTTTAGTTTTGGATAAAGGAAAAATTACGGAGCAAGGAACGCATCAAGAATTAATAGCTTTAGAAAATGGTATCTATAAAAATTTAAGTAATTTACAATTCAGCAATTCTTAA
- a CDS encoding recombinase family protein: MKQIADLYVRVSTDEQADKGYSQRNQEEVLKKYCQINNIAVRDVIYEDHSAKTFLRPKWKLLLVNLKRFKNKTDLLLFTKWDRFSRNAGDAYQMISTLRKLGVEPQAIEQPLDLSVPENKMMLAFYLAVPEVENDRRALNVFHGMRRAKKEGRYVSQAPIGYANRSKEDGSKYIAIKEPEASIMRWAFNEIAKGIFSTEDIHRLARKKGIKTGKHSFWLAVRNPLYCGKIKVSQYKDEESYLANGQHEAIISEELFYKVQDVVDGRKKVIRAKVETILELPLRGFLICPVCGKVLSGSKSKGRNKYYAYYHCYKGCTYRSNADDVNQMFIKELLKYAPKRQYKKVYSIIILEAYKEQTKERQNEKTQLLKQIKDYEGRLSKARDLLMTNQIDSGDYRDIKSDYGETLARLQARYSGIDTDQDDIEKLLNQGIENLLRIHSIYDNSEFVACRDLIGSIYPENLIYDGIGFRTTRINEAVQLMYLINEQLDSNKKETNQNISDLSLMVGDEGFEPPTPSV, encoded by the coding sequence ATGAAACAAATAGCAGACCTTTATGTGAGAGTGAGTACGGACGAGCAAGCCGACAAAGGATATTCACAAAGAAATCAAGAAGAAGTACTAAAAAAATATTGCCAGATAAATAACATTGCAGTGCGGGATGTTATTTATGAAGATCATTCTGCCAAAACATTTCTAAGACCAAAGTGGAAATTATTATTGGTTAACTTAAAAAGATTTAAAAATAAAACGGATTTACTTTTATTTACCAAATGGGATCGATTCAGTAGAAATGCAGGAGACGCTTATCAAATGATTAGCACCTTAAGAAAACTTGGAGTTGAGCCACAAGCCATAGAACAGCCTTTAGATTTATCTGTTCCTGAAAACAAAATGATGCTTGCCTTTTATTTGGCTGTTCCAGAGGTAGAAAATGATAGAAGGGCGTTAAATGTTTTTCATGGTATGCGTAGAGCAAAGAAAGAAGGAAGATATGTCAGTCAAGCTCCAATAGGATATGCAAACAGATCAAAAGAAGACGGCAGTAAATATATTGCAATTAAAGAGCCTGAGGCATCTATAATGCGTTGGGCATTTAATGAAATTGCAAAAGGTATTTTCAGTACTGAGGATATCCATCGACTAGCAAGGAAAAAAGGCATAAAAACAGGAAAGCACAGCTTTTGGCTTGCAGTGAGAAATCCTTTGTACTGCGGAAAAATAAAAGTTTCTCAGTATAAGGATGAAGAGAGCTATTTAGCCAATGGACAGCATGAAGCAATTATCAGCGAGGAATTGTTTTATAAAGTTCAAGATGTAGTGGACGGAAGAAAGAAAGTAATTCGTGCAAAAGTTGAAACTATCTTAGAACTTCCTTTAAGAGGGTTTTTAATATGTCCAGTTTGTGGAAAAGTGTTGTCTGGAAGTAAATCAAAAGGGCGTAATAAATATTACGCCTATTACCATTGTTATAAAGGTTGTACCTATCGCTCAAATGCTGATGATGTAAATCAAATGTTTATAAAGGAACTTTTAAAATATGCTCCAAAACGACAATATAAAAAAGTTTATAGTATCATAATTCTAGAAGCTTATAAAGAACAAACAAAGGAAAGGCAAAATGAAAAGACTCAGCTATTAAAGCAAATAAAGGATTATGAAGGTAGATTAAGTAAGGCTCGAGATTTACTAATGACAAATCAAATTGACTCAGGAGACTACAGAGATATAAAATCTGATTATGGAGAGACATTAGCAAGGCTTCAAGCAAGATATTCAGGAATAGATACTGATCAAGATGATATTGAAAAATTACTTAATCAGGGAATTGAAAATTTGCTTAGGATTCATTCTATCTACGATAATTCTGAATTTGTGGCATGTAGAGATTTGATTGGTTCAATATATCCCGAGAATTTGATATATGATGGAATTGGATTTCGAACCACAAGAATCAATGAAGCAGTTCAGCTAATGTACTTGATTAATGAGCAGTTAGACTCAAATAAAAAAGAGACAAATCAGAATATTTCTGACTTGTCTCTTATGGTGGGCGATGAGGGGTTCGAACCCCCGACCCCCTCGGTGTAA
- a CDS encoding helix-turn-helix domain-containing protein has translation MSTATKPKHIGRNISRIRELRGMKQEALAIAIGISQQSVSNIEASETIDEEKLQAIAEVLGVSAEAIKNYSDEAVFNIIGNTYHNTSSDNSTLIASSMNYQPTFNTVEKIIELYERLVQAEKDKVEYLEKLLKAK, from the coding sequence ATGAGCACAGCAACAAAACCGAAACATATAGGCAGAAATATCAGTCGAATCAGAGAGCTTCGAGGAATGAAACAAGAAGCATTGGCTATTGCAATTGGTATAAGCCAGCAGTCAGTTTCTAATATAGAAGCAAGCGAAACAATTGACGAAGAAAAGCTACAGGCAATTGCTGAAGTTCTTGGAGTTTCTGCTGAAGCAATTAAAAATTATAGTGATGAAGCCGTGTTTAATATTATCGGAAATACGTATCATAATACAAGTAGCGATAATTCAACTTTAATAGCTAGTTCAATGAACTATCAACCAACTTTTAATACCGTTGAAAAAATTATTGAATTATACGAACGTTTAGTCCAAGCAGAAAAAGATAAGGTTGAGTATTTGGAAAAATTATTGAAGGCTAAATAA
- a CDS encoding ATP-dependent nuclease, translating into MYISKLVIKNYRTFNDFKIDLKPLTLIIGENNIGKSNLLDSIGLIFGQDVSYTKRRILEVADFNYNVIQKFKSQILDFSIPIAEIEYPEIFIEATLKGWDDDQESVICDWFSNGSLTEATLAYNFAPGSRFDRLQDLQRQRDFISKFISEHSQEFFDNLLPSAKLDLVNFPISKYFYTIYGGGNTATGANTYHLNQIKFELLDALRDACTELVASHNSRLLFRILNSKEEEKYQDLKGQLVGLQQAINDNATLQEIKNGISVQLDKISLATDETSNLVDLIFTLPDVSDLLKKISLIYGDNPIKIERNGTGRNNLLFISLVLSYVEDVTRGHSSYFRVVGLEEPESHLHPNLQDHLAHNIESLIKNSDAKEFRKDIQLLITSHSTHITTKIDFENTVVLYRNGDQIASHYVLDGFSSTALGKKQIKYLNKYLDAVNANMFYSRKIILVEGISEKLLIPVFFERILKHTTEKSSCCVINVNGLAFSYFLEIIKNGFFQKCLVLTDRDSDTKAEDRADNLAAKYAGVSQIRVGITEDSTFEKDLITVNATGVGRTILLKVLQEVRPISGKAYVKSLGADPIDTGAFFNLIEGYKSEFAYSLMLSLTDSEIATEGFKIPSYITDGINFLS; encoded by the coding sequence ATGTACATATCAAAGCTCGTAATCAAGAATTACAGAACCTTTAATGATTTTAAGATAGATTTAAAACCCCTGACATTAATAATAGGGGAGAATAATATTGGCAAATCTAATCTATTGGATTCCATAGGCTTGATTTTCGGACAGGATGTTTCCTATACCAAAAGGCGTATTCTAGAAGTTGCAGATTTTAATTATAATGTAATACAAAAGTTTAAAAGCCAAATACTGGATTTTAGCATCCCAATAGCTGAGATCGAATATCCTGAAATATTTATCGAGGCTACTTTAAAAGGGTGGGACGATGACCAGGAGTCGGTAATATGTGACTGGTTTAGTAACGGCAGTCTTACCGAGGCGACACTTGCTTATAATTTCGCTCCGGGTTCGCGATTTGACAGGCTGCAGGATCTCCAGCGACAAAGGGATTTTATTTCAAAATTTATTAGCGAGCATTCACAGGAGTTTTTTGATAATCTGCTTCCTAGTGCAAAATTAGATCTTGTCAACTTTCCAATCTCAAAATACTTCTATACAATATACGGAGGGGGCAATACTGCGACAGGGGCAAATACTTACCACCTAAATCAGATAAAATTTGAGCTTCTTGATGCTTTGCGGGACGCCTGCACTGAATTGGTTGCCAGCCACAATAGCAGGTTGCTTTTCAGGATATTAAATTCTAAGGAAGAGGAGAAATACCAGGATCTTAAGGGGCAGTTGGTAGGATTGCAGCAGGCAATAAATGATAATGCTACATTACAGGAAATTAAAAATGGTATCTCGGTACAACTTGACAAAATTTCACTGGCTACCGATGAGACTTCAAATCTGGTAGACTTAATCTTTACACTCCCAGATGTTTCTGATCTTTTAAAAAAAATAAGTCTTATTTATGGGGACAATCCTATAAAAATAGAAAGGAATGGTACTGGAAGAAATAACCTTTTATTTATCTCTTTGGTGCTGTCCTACGTTGAGGATGTAACGCGTGGTCACAGCTCCTATTTTCGAGTAGTAGGTCTTGAAGAACCAGAATCACATTTACACCCAAACCTGCAGGATCACCTTGCCCATAATATTGAGTCGCTCATAAAAAATAGCGACGCAAAAGAATTTCGCAAGGATATCCAGCTGTTAATTACTTCACATTCTACACACATTACTACCAAAATTGATTTTGAGAATACAGTAGTACTTTACCGTAATGGTGATCAAATTGCTTCACATTATGTACTGGATGGCTTCAGTAGTACAGCATTGGGAAAAAAACAGATCAAGTATCTAAATAAGTATCTGGATGCGGTAAATGCCAATATGTTTTATTCGCGAAAGATAATACTTGTTGAAGGTATCTCTGAAAAACTTTTGATACCAGTATTTTTCGAACGAATACTTAAGCATACGACCGAGAAGTCAAGTTGTTGTGTCATTAATGTAAACGGACTTGCTTTTAGTTATTTTCTTGAAATCATCAAGAATGGCTTTTTCCAGAAATGTCTGGTACTAACCGATAGGGATTCGGATACTAAGGCAGAGGACCGAGCTGATAATCTAGCAGCAAAGTATGCTGGAGTATCTCAAATACGTGTTGGAATCACTGAGGATTCTACCTTTGAAAAAGATCTCATTACAGTCAATGCAACAGGAGTAGGACGTACTATATTACTTAAGGTATTACAAGAAGTAAGACCAATTTCAGGAAAAGCATATGTAAAGTCATTGGGAGCCGACCCAATTGATACTGGGGCATTTTTTAATTTGATAGAGGGCTATAAATCTGAGTTTGCCTATTCCTTGATGCTTAGCTTAACAGATTCAGAAATTGCGACAGAAGGATTTAAGATTCCCTCTTATATAACTGACGGGATTAATTTTTTATCTTAA
- a CDS encoding UvrD-helicase domain-containing protein produces the protein MAKEKLNAKLIIAGPGAGKTHNMVASIITALPELSPVRYMAVITYTNAAANNIYLRVSKKISIPENLFIGTMHSFLNKFIVMPFASFGSEQVGREKLFLQCDLDAVYLKVESLKEKEKRVKTPQGAAVLKKSIREKLNKKGYITFDQTLTIAKGCMANKAVAKAFSNRLQFLFVDEFQDSGNDVFTIVENIRKEQKTRIYCVGDPEQYIQSFDSSIKDFKNIPILKAAASSNYDIEINNKNFRSSQKIVLFLNKFNGRSFKSNVFQQQAVCNLGKAAAEVGEDILFSQKWESVKPIIEDFYNRCDNLNIPMSGRCILAKKNDVINRITAAVSNHFMNPKKETGISPIKAIQDTLLSTIRMNQTEFCDHYQTTVYTLRRHSIAVFKAIHNGRITNENTYGSFIKDELKLDMVKGLPVKIDNLKFDFNNQQAGNVVTVCNIHTIKGLESKAVLAIAKTEEELLLWIETDRAVRELKRDNEKTDYPRLGYVAFSRAEKLLYIACLEKVRASTLSRLRDLDVKLLD, from the coding sequence ATGGCTAAGGAAAAATTAAACGCAAAGCTTATTATTGCAGGACCCGGTGCTGGAAAGACTCATAACATGGTCGCATCAATAATTACAGCCCTGCCGGAACTTTCTCCCGTACGTTACATGGCAGTGATTACCTATACAAACGCTGCTGCAAATAATATTTATTTAAGGGTCTCGAAGAAAATTAGTATACCGGAGAATCTATTTATAGGAACGATGCATTCCTTTTTAAACAAGTTTATTGTTATGCCCTTTGCCTCATTTGGTAGTGAACAGGTAGGCAGGGAAAAATTATTTTTGCAATGTGATTTAGATGCTGTTTATTTAAAAGTGGAGAGCCTCAAGGAAAAAGAAAAGCGGGTTAAGACGCCACAAGGTGCCGCCGTACTTAAGAAGTCCATTCGAGAAAAACTCAACAAGAAGGGATATATAACTTTTGACCAGACCTTAACTATAGCAAAAGGATGCATGGCAAATAAAGCAGTAGCAAAGGCATTCAGCAATAGGCTGCAGTTTTTATTTGTTGACGAGTTTCAGGATTCCGGCAACGATGTTTTTACTATTGTCGAGAATATCAGAAAAGAGCAGAAAACAAGAATATACTGTGTTGGTGATCCTGAGCAATATATTCAGAGCTTTGATTCATCCATCAAGGATTTTAAAAATATTCCAATTCTAAAAGCGGCAGCCAGCAGTAACTATGATATAGAAATCAATAACAAAAATTTTAGGTCATCACAAAAAATAGTTCTATTTCTCAATAAATTCAATGGACGTTCTTTTAAATCTAATGTTTTTCAACAACAAGCAGTATGCAATCTGGGTAAAGCAGCCGCTGAGGTAGGAGAGGATATTTTATTTTCTCAAAAATGGGAAAGTGTCAAACCAATTATCGAAGACTTTTATAACAGGTGTGATAATTTGAATATACCAATGTCGGGACGATGTATACTGGCTAAAAAAAATGATGTTATTAACCGCATAACTGCAGCGGTCAGCAATCATTTTATGAATCCAAAAAAAGAAACGGGCATATCACCTATCAAAGCAATACAGGACACATTACTGTCAACTATACGCATGAACCAGACTGAATTTTGTGACCATTATCAAACAACTGTCTATACTTTAAGAAGGCATTCTATTGCTGTTTTTAAGGCCATTCATAATGGCAGGATTACTAATGAAAACACATACGGGAGTTTTATTAAGGATGAATTGAAACTTGATATGGTGAAGGGGCTGCCCGTAAAAATTGATAATTTAAAATTTGACTTTAACAATCAACAGGCAGGCAACGTAGTTACTGTCTGTAATATACATACTATAAAAGGATTGGAGTCCAAAGCTGTTCTTGCCATAGCCAAAACAGAAGAGGAGCTGCTATTGTGGATTGAGACTGATCGCGCTGTCAGAGAACTTAAAAGGGATAATGAAAAGACAGATTATCCCCGATTAGGCTACGTGGCCTTTAGCCGTGCTGAAAAGTTGCTTTACATCGCATGCCTGGAGAAAGTAAGGGCTTCTACACTATCAAGGCTTCGCGATCTGGATGTAAAATTGCTGGATTGA
- a CDS encoding HEPN-associated N-terminal domain-containing protein produces MSGVMEEAMRLEELGLNRVPDTNVCANHIDEPAIRNFIRRNASRGYCDYCERATSVVPLEDLMEFIMEAVVRLYTDPANFMSYQSSEGGYLGNVYDSDEILQEHFELDIPDNKLFDDVFESLDLNKPWANEMEYHDSPSDIMLYSWNYFKKVVKHRSRYFFGLVKDFNSDDYRINSNDMLDEIGDSIKKFGLLKILPQGTPLYRCRQHVKGDISVTTAEGMTSPPEEYAVNPNRMSPSGISMFYGAFEHETAIAETLDLKDTNKDFFTTAAFISKHELNIIDLSALPDLPSPFDQKKQNDRFRIAFMKDFVMDLVAPIERDGRVHIEYVPTQIITEYFRFPFSDKLKKEKRIDGIIYPSSKNGKKACVLFFENAESLTVLEMDTASLVTSKIVYI; encoded by the coding sequence ATGAGTGGAGTAATGGAAGAGGCAATGCGCCTGGAAGAACTTGGACTGAACAGAGTTCCCGATACAAATGTGTGTGCAAATCATATAGACGAGCCAGCGATAAGAAATTTTATTCGCAGAAACGCCTCCCGAGGATATTGCGACTATTGTGAGAGGGCAACATCTGTTGTTCCCCTGGAAGACCTTATGGAATTCATTATGGAAGCGGTGGTAAGATTATATACTGACCCTGCCAACTTCATGTCGTATCAATCCAGCGAAGGCGGATACCTTGGAAATGTATATGACAGCGATGAAATTCTTCAGGAGCATTTCGAACTTGATATACCAGATAATAAGCTTTTCGACGATGTGTTTGAATCACTTGACCTGAATAAGCCCTGGGCCAATGAAATGGAGTATCATGACAGCCCTTCGGACATTATGCTGTACAGCTGGAATTATTTTAAAAAGGTTGTAAAACATAGGTCGCGCTATTTCTTCGGACTGGTTAAAGATTTTAATTCTGACGATTATCGTATTAATTCGAACGATATGCTGGACGAAATAGGGGACAGTATAAAAAAGTTTGGACTCCTAAAGATACTTCCTCAGGGCACACCATTGTATCGTTGCAGGCAGCACGTTAAGGGTGACATTTCTGTGACTACTGCTGAAGGAATGACGTCCCCTCCTGAGGAATATGCTGTAAATCCAAACAGGATGAGTCCCTCGGGCATCTCAATGTTTTATGGTGCATTCGAGCACGAGACAGCCATTGCAGAAACGCTGGACTTAAAGGATACTAATAAGGATTTTTTTACGACCGCAGCCTTTATTTCGAAACATGAATTAAATATTATAGATTTATCAGCGCTTCCGGATCTTCCAAGTCCTTTTGATCAAAAAAAACAGAACGACCGTTTTAGGATTGCCTTTATGAAAGATTTTGTTATGGACCTGGTGGCTCCCATCGAAAGGGATGGACGCGTCCACATAGAGTATGTGCCGACGCAAATTATTACCGAGTATTTCAGGTTTCCTTTTTCTGATAAACTGAAAAAGGAAAAGCGAATCGATGGTATAATTTATCCATCTTCGAAAAACGGAAAAAAGGCATGCGTGCTTTTTTTTGAAAATGCAGAGAGCCTGACCGTACTCGAGATGGATACAGCGTCATTGGTGACAAGCAAGATTGTGTATATATAG
- a CDS encoding alpha/beta hydrolase — protein sequence MNKSLVPVERPYGKYYAIQLIETKFKQTIDRGDTSEIIFKWDEIVDNISQPKNDLAIQVAQANPNSSKHEIKDLAKAITETKNIKPMDKVFGVHDQNIERIGYVSVKEVTDQTTVKISIKWIDESAFREIDIPVFRDDEQIQLLGSRELGKIERQFGTSLQRIYDLMPVIQDEQNNYFKTAIKLEYTEGILPKQDEGGKITLFYGTNRNELNRSGNKQTYGSDLVELQLGLCEVNIPRGHVQGELERPMRIIWEFPEDQDKHVIVHKVQPMDRSTFISEFNTAISDAPEKNALLFIHGYRNSFEDAARRTAQLAWDLPFTGFSGFFSWPSSAKYVDYLSDEAKARSSVLALEDFLRQLMLNTQLEHIHIIAHSMGTLVTTLSLNSLRRDSSMTPHLEKIHQLILGASDIDQQEFRNTILPEFKNIGIRRTIYASDHDGALGISSWGRRGRLRLGQIGNDIFVDEGIDTVEASNIDLPNSHGYLFESKLLLNDLFYLITKNLNPAQRRLREVKKELLRYWLFLE from the coding sequence ATGAATAAATCATTAGTCCCTGTCGAACGACCTTATGGAAAGTATTACGCCATTCAGCTTATAGAAACCAAATTTAAGCAGACAATAGACCGGGGTGACACTAGCGAAATTATATTTAAATGGGATGAGATCGTAGATAATATCTCACAGCCAAAAAATGATCTGGCCATTCAGGTCGCACAAGCTAACCCAAATTCTAGTAAGCATGAGATAAAAGATTTGGCAAAAGCAATTACGGAAACAAAAAACATTAAACCCATGGACAAGGTTTTCGGAGTACATGACCAAAATATTGAAAGGATAGGATACGTAAGCGTAAAAGAAGTCACTGATCAAACCACCGTAAAAATTTCAATAAAGTGGATAGACGAAAGTGCCTTTAGAGAAATCGATATTCCTGTTTTCCGTGACGATGAGCAAATACAATTATTGGGTAGCCGCGAACTGGGTAAAATAGAAAGACAATTTGGAACAAGTTTACAGAGGATTTATGACCTTATGCCGGTAATACAAGATGAGCAAAATAATTACTTTAAAACAGCTATAAAACTTGAATATACAGAAGGGATACTTCCTAAGCAAGATGAGGGAGGTAAAATCACCCTTTTCTACGGAACAAATAGAAACGAATTAAATAGATCAGGCAACAAACAGACTTATGGATCTGATTTGGTTGAGCTCCAGCTTGGTCTTTGCGAGGTAAATATTCCAAGAGGGCACGTACAGGGCGAACTAGAACGCCCGATGCGTATAATATGGGAATTCCCTGAAGATCAAGACAAACATGTCATAGTACATAAAGTCCAGCCAATGGATAGGTCAACATTTATATCAGAATTTAATACTGCGATAAGTGATGCGCCGGAAAAAAATGCACTGCTGTTTATTCATGGCTATAGAAATTCTTTTGAAGATGCAGCCAGAAGGACAGCTCAACTGGCTTGGGATTTGCCATTTACTGGATTTTCCGGTTTTTTTAGCTGGCCTTCAAGTGCTAAATATGTTGACTATCTTTCTGACGAAGCAAAAGCGAGAAGCAGCGTTCTTGCTCTGGAAGATTTTTTAAGGCAATTAATGCTAAATACACAGTTGGAACATATACACATCATCGCCCACAGTATGGGAACACTTGTCACAACGCTTTCGTTGAATTCTTTAAGGCGTGATTCTTCCATGACACCGCACCTTGAAAAGATTCACCAGCTTATTCTTGGCGCGTCGGATATAGACCAACAAGAGTTTCGCAATACCATCCTACCTGAATTTAAGAATATTGGCATTCGCAGAACAATTTACGCTTCCGATCATGATGGAGCTCTAGGAATTTCAAGTTGGGGAAGGCGAGGACGCCTGCGCCTTGGACAGATTGGGAATGATATATTTGTAGATGAGGGTATTGACACAGTAGAAGCATCAAACATCGATTTGCCGAATTCCCACGGCTATCTATTTGAAAGCAAGCTTTTGCTGAACGATCTGTTTTATCTGATAACAAAAAACCTGAATCCCGCCCAGCGAAGACTTCGAGAAGTTAAAAAAGAACTGCTCCGCTACTGGCTCTTCCTGGAATAA